One Citricoccus sp. K5 DNA window includes the following coding sequences:
- a CDS encoding MFS transporter: MTAQHPAPRPAQPAGGNKILVVLLVPLFMSLMSVSVVNVALPAIEGGLNASSADLQWVLAGYALSFGVVLVAAGRAGDLWGRKPIFIAGILLFTVGSLASGLSADPLMLNLSRVVTGLGSGLLNPQIIGIIQNVFHGRARGRAYGLFGTVVGLGVAIGPTLGGVILGALGPEWGWRTTFLINVPFGVLSAVLAAAWLRPPARVRSEEARRSLGALDPVGAVLLAAAVVCLMVPFILPGTWLLLAAAAVLLGAWWLWEQRMKARFPVTGRAPMVDPALFRIPSFSYSTVATAFLLGAMPGLWAVQAIVTQQGLGYSALAAGMTSLPTALAVMVLSPWIGSHVHRRGPLFVVAGAVLALGAVALGMVAFHQIALGAWPFWTLALCLFPFGPAQALLMTSSQVLTMHEVPPHAAGAAGGVSQTAQRVLTATGLAAVTGAFYASLAASGTGAATGGADGAAADAAAVAVSYGDAADTALLVVMGLLAVTLIAGVLDYIRRYRGGTLVLED; this comes from the coding sequence ATGACGGCACAGCACCCCGCACCGCGGCCGGCCCAGCCCGCCGGTGGAAACAAGATCCTCGTGGTACTCCTGGTGCCCCTGTTCATGTCCCTCATGAGCGTCAGCGTGGTCAACGTGGCCCTGCCGGCGATCGAGGGCGGCCTGAACGCCAGCTCCGCCGATCTCCAATGGGTCCTGGCCGGCTACGCCCTGTCCTTCGGCGTGGTGCTCGTGGCGGCGGGCCGTGCCGGCGACCTCTGGGGACGCAAGCCGATCTTCATTGCCGGCATCCTGCTGTTCACCGTGGGATCGCTGGCCTCCGGCCTGTCCGCGGACCCCCTCATGCTCAACCTGTCCCGCGTGGTGACGGGCCTGGGGTCCGGACTGCTCAATCCGCAGATCATCGGCATCATCCAGAACGTCTTCCACGGCCGGGCCCGCGGGCGCGCCTACGGACTGTTCGGCACCGTGGTGGGGCTGGGCGTGGCCATCGGGCCGACCCTGGGCGGAGTGATCCTCGGCGCCCTCGGCCCCGAGTGGGGATGGCGCACCACCTTCCTGATCAATGTCCCCTTCGGCGTGCTCTCCGCCGTCCTGGCCGCCGCCTGGCTCCGCCCACCGGCACGCGTCCGTTCCGAGGAGGCCCGGCGCAGCCTGGGGGCTCTGGACCCGGTCGGAGCCGTGCTCCTGGCTGCCGCCGTCGTCTGCCTGATGGTCCCGTTCATCCTGCCCGGCACGTGGCTCCTGCTGGCCGCGGCGGCGGTGCTGCTCGGGGCCTGGTGGCTGTGGGAGCAGCGCATGAAGGCGCGGTTCCCGGTCACCGGACGCGCGCCCATGGTGGACCCGGCCCTGTTCCGCATCCCGTCGTTCAGCTACAGCACGGTGGCCACGGCCTTCCTGCTGGGGGCCATGCCCGGGCTGTGGGCCGTCCAGGCCATCGTGACGCAGCAGGGACTCGGATACTCGGCCCTGGCCGCCGGGATGACCTCGCTGCCCACTGCGCTGGCGGTCATGGTCCTCTCACCGTGGATCGGCAGCCATGTCCACCGCCGCGGGCCGCTGTTCGTGGTGGCCGGCGCCGTACTGGCCCTGGGTGCGGTGGCCTTGGGCATGGTCGCGTTCCACCAGATCGCCCTCGGGGCCTGGCCCTTCTGGACACTCGCGCTCTGCCTGTTCCCCTTCGGGCCGGCCCAGGCGCTGCTGATGACCAGTTCCCAGGTCCTGACCATGCACGAGGTCCCGCCCCACGCCGCCGGGGCCGCCGGCGGCGTCTCCCAGACTGCACAACGCGTGCTGACCGCCACCGGGCTGGCCGCCGTCACCGGCGCGTTCTACGCCTCCCTGGCCGCGTCCGGCACCGGCGCAGCCACGGGCGGTGCTGATGGAGCGGCCGCTGATGCAGCCGCCGTGGCCGTCTCCTATGGAGACGCCGCTGACACGGCCCTGCTGGTGGTCATGGGGCTCCTGGCCGTGACCCTCATTGCGGGCGTGCTCGACTACATCCGCCGGTACCGCGGCGGCACCCTGGTCCTCGAGGACTGA
- a CDS encoding MFS transporter, whose amino-acid sequence MSQSPRRTAHGGPHPPPGRSAVPGGLWNRGFVLACLANIMMFFNVHFLLSTVAAYTVARFAVGDSVGGAVASVFIVGTLISRLLAGPLIERFGSRPLLLVGFIAFIVAPLLYWASGAVWALLLVRAVHGLTFGVSSSVIAAAAVNRVPGRRMSEGTSHYSSSTLIGVAAGPMVGLALGGTGFGTVAVIASAVSLAGLVIALFMDVRPRDSEPVLETPEAPEVPEVPAVMETDAAAGSASAPPEATRPWWARYVEPGAAPTAAIGALYSLGYAGIVTFLATLVSERDFGTVASLFFAVYALTVLVSRLFTGRLMDRKGANIVMIPAFLLFAAGLATIAVAGSVMGLMAAAVLVGLGYGQLQSAGQVICVTQVPRERAGMGASTYFLGIDAGMGLGPLLAGALVQWWGTAGLYWVLAGFLVALVPVYWLVQGRHLQREMS is encoded by the coding sequence ATGTCCCAGTCGCCGCGCCGCACCGCCCACGGGGGTCCTCACCCGCCTCCGGGCAGGTCAGCCGTCCCTGGCGGGCTCTGGAACCGGGGCTTCGTCCTCGCCTGCCTGGCGAACATCATGATGTTCTTCAACGTGCACTTCCTGCTCTCCACCGTGGCGGCCTACACGGTGGCCCGGTTCGCTGTGGGCGACTCCGTCGGGGGCGCCGTGGCCTCCGTCTTCATCGTGGGCACCCTCATCTCCCGGTTGCTGGCCGGCCCCCTGATCGAGCGCTTCGGTTCCCGCCCCCTGTTGCTGGTGGGGTTCATCGCCTTCATCGTGGCTCCCTTGCTCTACTGGGCCTCCGGTGCGGTCTGGGCACTGTTGCTCGTGCGTGCCGTACACGGACTGACCTTCGGGGTCTCCTCCTCCGTGATCGCCGCGGCCGCCGTGAACCGCGTACCTGGGAGGCGGATGTCCGAGGGCACCAGCCACTACTCGTCCTCCACGCTGATCGGCGTGGCCGCCGGACCGATGGTCGGCCTGGCCCTGGGCGGCACGGGCTTCGGCACCGTGGCCGTCATCGCCTCGGCCGTCTCCCTGGCCGGTCTCGTCATCGCCCTGTTCATGGACGTGCGCCCCCGGGACTCGGAGCCTGTCCTCGAGACTCCCGAGGCTCCCGAGGTTCCCGAGGTTCCAGCGGTGATGGAGACCGATGCTGCCGCCGGGTCAGCCAGTGCACCTCCCGAGGCCACGCGCCCGTGGTGGGCCCGGTACGTGGAGCCCGGCGCGGCCCCCACCGCCGCCATCGGGGCCCTGTACTCGCTGGGCTACGCGGGCATCGTGACGTTCCTGGCCACCTTGGTCTCGGAACGCGACTTCGGCACCGTGGCGAGCCTGTTCTTCGCGGTCTACGCCCTCACCGTCCTGGTCTCCCGGCTCTTCACGGGCCGGCTGATGGACCGCAAGGGCGCCAATATCGTGATGATCCCGGCGTTCCTGCTCTTCGCGGCCGGCTTGGCGACCATCGCCGTGGCCGGCTCCGTGATGGGCCTCATGGCCGCGGCGGTCCTGGTGGGCCTCGGCTACGGTCAGCTGCAGTCCGCCGGACAGGTCATCTGTGTGACCCAGGTGCCCCGCGAGCGCGCCGGCATGGGTGCCTCGACGTACTTCCTGGGGATCGACGCCGGCATGGGCCTGGGCCCGCTGCTCGCCGGGGCATTGGTCCAGTGGTGGGGCACCGCTGGCCTGTACTGGGTCCTGGCCGGGTTCCTGGTGGCCCTGGTCCCGGTCTACTGGCTGGTCCAGGGGCGCCACCTTCAGCGGGAAATGTCATGA
- a CDS encoding exodeoxyribonuclease III, which yields MVHANGHDPKADGALRLATVNVNGIRAAHRKGMGVWFAGRGIDILTLQEVRAPKEIVESLLEEITGQDWHVVETAAAAKGRAGVAIATLLEPQDARVGIGDPYFDDSGRWIETDLVAPDGKILTVVSAYVHSGVVDTPKQVDKYRFLDEMIRYLPELKATKDYAVVTGDLNVGHTKLDIKNWRGNTKKAGFLPEERAYFDRFFGEEIGYVDVHRRLAGDVDGPYTWWSQRGQAFDNDTGWRIDYQAATPELAAKATSAVVDRAPSYDTRFSDHAPLVVDYQF from the coding sequence GTGGTCCACGCGAACGGCCACGACCCCAAGGCGGACGGCGCGCTTCGCCTGGCCACCGTGAACGTGAACGGTATCCGCGCCGCCCACCGCAAGGGCATGGGCGTCTGGTTCGCAGGCCGCGGTATCGACATTCTCACGCTGCAGGAGGTCCGCGCGCCGAAGGAGATCGTGGAGAGTCTCCTCGAGGAGATCACCGGTCAGGACTGGCATGTGGTGGAGACCGCCGCCGCCGCCAAGGGCCGGGCAGGCGTCGCGATCGCCACCCTGCTGGAACCTCAGGACGCCCGGGTGGGCATCGGGGACCCGTACTTCGATGACTCCGGTCGGTGGATCGAAACCGACCTGGTGGCCCCGGACGGCAAGATCCTCACCGTGGTCTCCGCCTACGTCCACTCCGGGGTCGTCGACACCCCCAAGCAGGTGGACAAGTACCGGTTCCTCGACGAGATGATCCGGTACCTTCCCGAACTCAAGGCCACCAAGGACTATGCCGTGGTCACTGGGGACCTCAACGTGGGTCACACGAAGCTGGACATCAAGAACTGGCGGGGCAACACCAAGAAGGCCGGCTTCCTGCCCGAGGAGCGCGCCTACTTCGACCGCTTCTTCGGCGAGGAGATCGGCTACGTGGACGTGCACCGCCGGCTCGCGGGAGATGTGGACGGGCCCTACACCTGGTGGTCCCAGCGGGGGCAGGCCTTCGACAACGACACGGGCTGGCGGATCGACTACCAGGCCGCCACCCCGGAGCTGGCCGCCAAGGCCACGTCCGCCGTGGTGGACCGTGCCCCGAGCTACGACACCCGCTTCTCCGACCACGCCCCGCTCGTGGTCGACTACCAGTTCTGA
- the trpS gene encoding tryptophan--tRNA ligase, which translates to MTALPTPADVLAQDTAATAHLAGAGTRHRVLSGMQPSADSLHLGNYLGALVNWVTVQDDFDAYFFIPDLHAITVPQDPEAMVKRTRVAAAQFIAGGIDPERSTLFVQSQVPEHTQLAWILMCMTGMGEAQRMTQFKDKAARQGAEAAGVGLLAYPMLMAADILLYQPHGVPVGDDQRQHVELTRDLAQRFNTRFGETFVVPTGFYPENGARIYDLQNPTSKMSKSAESPNGLINLLDDPKVIAKRIKSAVTDDGTEVRFDREAKPGVSNLLSIFAAFSERTIPELEEAYAGKMYGHLKVDLAEVVVERLAPIRTRALELLNDPAELDRLLSQGALKAREVAGPVLADVYAKMGFQPPSR; encoded by the coding sequence ATGACCGCCCTTCCCACTCCGGCCGATGTCCTGGCTCAGGACACCGCCGCCACCGCCCACCTGGCCGGGGCCGGCACCCGTCACCGAGTGCTGTCCGGCATGCAACCCTCTGCGGATTCGCTGCACCTGGGCAACTACCTCGGGGCGCTGGTCAACTGGGTGACGGTCCAGGACGACTTCGACGCCTACTTCTTCATCCCGGACCTGCACGCCATCACGGTGCCGCAGGACCCGGAGGCCATGGTGAAGCGGACCCGGGTGGCGGCCGCCCAGTTCATCGCCGGTGGGATCGATCCGGAGCGATCCACCCTGTTCGTGCAGTCCCAGGTGCCCGAGCACACGCAGCTCGCGTGGATCCTGATGTGCATGACCGGGATGGGCGAGGCCCAGCGGATGACGCAGTTCAAGGACAAGGCGGCCCGGCAGGGCGCGGAGGCGGCCGGCGTCGGGCTCCTGGCCTATCCCATGCTGATGGCCGCTGACATCCTGCTGTACCAGCCGCACGGCGTCCCCGTGGGCGATGACCAGCGCCAGCACGTGGAACTGACCCGGGACCTCGCCCAGCGGTTCAACACACGCTTCGGCGAGACCTTCGTGGTGCCCACCGGCTTCTACCCGGAGAACGGCGCCCGCATCTATGACCTGCAGAACCCGACGTCCAAGATGTCCAAGTCGGCCGAGTCCCCGAACGGCCTGATCAACCTCCTCGACGATCCCAAGGTCATCGCCAAGCGCATCAAGTCCGCCGTGACGGACGACGGCACCGAGGTCCGTTTCGACCGCGAGGCCAAGCCAGGGGTGTCCAACCTGCTCTCGATCTTCGCCGCCTTCAGCGAGCGGACGATCCCGGAGCTCGAGGAGGCCTATGCCGGCAAGATGTACGGGCACCTCAAGGTGGACCTGGCCGAGGTCGTCGTCGAGCGGCTGGCCCCGATCCGCACGCGGGCCCTGGAGCTGCTGAACGATCCGGCCGAGCTGGACCGTCTGCTGTCCCAGGGCGCACTGAAGGCCCGCGAGGTGGCCGGGCCGGTGCTCGCAGACGTGTACGCGAAGATGGGCTTCCAGCCGCCCAGCCGCTGA
- a CDS encoding ABC transporter ATP-binding protein, with amino-acid sequence MSAPVLETENLVKVYGRGESRFDALKGLTFEIHEGESVAIVGKSGSGKSTLMHLLALLDEPTSGVVAMGGRPVSQLKPAQVSALRNDTFGFVFQQFFLNANQTVLENVILPLKIAGVSAAERKRRGMEVLEQLEMADKAKNKANDLSGGQKQRVCIARALINQPTVLFADEPTGNLDTATGEVVEDILFGLHRDRGITLVVVTHDDDLASRCDRRLLMQDGLIVADDRGEAAKAAGAGVGQASREGSRQVGGHGKHAAPAPVDGQPASGRGAETGTGTGEGQA; translated from the coding sequence ATGTCAGCACCCGTTCTCGAGACAGAGAACCTGGTCAAGGTCTATGGGCGAGGAGAATCCCGCTTCGACGCCCTCAAAGGCCTGACCTTCGAGATCCACGAAGGCGAGTCGGTGGCGATCGTCGGCAAGTCGGGCTCCGGCAAGTCCACCCTGATGCACCTGCTGGCGCTGCTCGACGAGCCGACCTCCGGCGTGGTGGCCATGGGCGGCCGCCCCGTCAGTCAGCTGAAGCCCGCCCAGGTCTCCGCCCTGCGCAATGACACCTTCGGCTTCGTGTTCCAGCAGTTCTTCCTCAACGCCAACCAGACGGTGCTGGAGAACGTCATCCTGCCGCTGAAGATCGCAGGCGTCTCGGCGGCCGAGCGCAAGCGCCGCGGCATGGAGGTCCTGGAGCAGCTGGAGATGGCGGACAAGGCCAAGAACAAGGCCAATGACCTCTCAGGCGGACAGAAGCAGCGCGTCTGCATCGCCCGCGCCCTCATCAACCAACCGACCGTGCTGTTCGCCGATGAGCCGACCGGCAACCTGGACACCGCCACCGGCGAGGTCGTGGAGGACATCCTCTTCGGGCTGCACCGCGATCGGGGCATCACCCTGGTCGTCGTCACCCACGACGACGACCTGGCCTCCCGCTGTGACCGGCGCCTGCTGATGCAGGACGGACTCATCGTCGCGGACGACCGGGGCGAGGCAGCCAAGGCCGCCGGGGCCGGCGTCGGGCAGGCCTCCCGTGAGGGCAGCCGCCAGGTGGGCGGACACGGCAAGCACGCCGCGCCCGCGCCGGTGGACGGGCAGCCGGCCTCCGGCCGGGGCGCTGAGACCGGCACCGGCACCGGGGAGGGACAGGCATGA
- a CDS encoding ABC transporter permease, producing the protein MRNVDVVRTALGNTMRSKTRTFLTVIAIVIGAFTLTLTSGLGAGINKYVDSMVAGFGQTDQIYVMPGMDPSQQMPTNGEPQEYDPEESAATGEFGMQMLAEDDIATIEGIDGVTDVEPIVFVTADYLETADGDQFVLQSLGFPSDAAGMEMEAGTTPDPEAMELTVPETWLSAFGTEDPNEVLGETVTIGLKDMAQQEQTVEAEIVGVSQQAISGVGGSPMPSSALNEELNDVQTSGLDVEQPKNYVQAVATVENLEANETAIKQALSDEGLMGLTLEDQLGVLTGIIDTVTWVLNGFALIALLAASFGIVNTLLMSVQERTREIGLMKALGMGRGKVFGLFSTEAVMLGVMGSVIGVGLGVLVGVIGNAALVNGPLSGVAGLSLYAVDPLSILLIVALILAIAFLAGTMPAARAAKKDPIEALRYE; encoded by the coding sequence ATGAGGAACGTAGACGTCGTCCGGACCGCGCTGGGCAACACCATGCGGTCCAAGACCAGGACCTTCCTGACGGTCATCGCGATCGTCATCGGTGCCTTCACCCTGACCCTCACCTCGGGGCTGGGCGCCGGCATCAACAAGTACGTCGACTCGATGGTCGCCGGATTCGGCCAGACCGACCAGATCTACGTCATGCCCGGGATGGACCCGTCCCAGCAGATGCCGACCAACGGCGAGCCCCAGGAGTACGATCCCGAGGAATCCGCCGCCACCGGCGAGTTCGGCATGCAGATGCTGGCCGAGGACGACATCGCCACGATCGAGGGCATCGACGGTGTCACCGACGTGGAACCCATCGTCTTCGTCACCGCCGACTACCTGGAGACGGCCGACGGGGACCAGTTCGTGCTGCAGTCCCTGGGCTTCCCCTCGGACGCCGCCGGCATGGAGATGGAAGCCGGCACCACGCCGGACCCGGAGGCCATGGAGCTCACGGTGCCGGAGACCTGGCTCTCGGCCTTCGGCACGGAGGACCCGAACGAGGTCCTCGGCGAGACCGTCACGATCGGGCTCAAGGACATGGCCCAGCAGGAGCAGACAGTCGAGGCGGAGATCGTCGGTGTCTCCCAGCAGGCCATCTCCGGAGTCGGAGGCAGCCCCATGCCGTCCAGCGCCCTGAATGAGGAGCTGAACGACGTGCAGACCTCCGGGCTGGACGTGGAGCAACCGAAGAACTACGTGCAGGCCGTGGCCACCGTGGAGAACCTCGAGGCCAACGAGACGGCCATCAAGCAGGCCCTGAGCGACGAGGGCCTGATGGGCCTGACGCTGGAGGACCAGCTGGGCGTCCTCACCGGGATCATCGACACCGTGACCTGGGTCCTCAACGGCTTCGCGCTGATCGCCCTGCTGGCCGCCAGCTTCGGCATCGTGAACACCCTCCTGATGTCCGTCCAGGAACGGACGCGGGAGATCGGCCTGATGAAGGCCCTGGGCATGGGCCGCGGTAAGGTCTTCGGGCTCTTCTCCACCGAGGCCGTCATGCTCGGCGTGATGGGCTCCGTGATCGGCGTGGGGCTCGGCGTGCTCGTCGGTGTGATCGGGAACGCCGCACTGGTCAACGGCCCGCTGAGCGGCGTGGCCGGGTTGAGCCTGTACGCCGTGGACCCGCTGTCCATCCTGCTGATCGTCGCGTTGATCCTGGCGATCGCGTTCCTGGCCGGCACCATGCCGGCCGCCCGTGCCGCGAAGAAGGACCCGATCGAGGCCCTGCGGTACGAGTAG
- a CDS encoding succinate dehydrogenase iron-sulfur subunit, which produces MSTTINEPAEGPSKVDLGAQGGGTGEIPSFDVTLKVRRYLPETSEDAYWDEWTVTMYGTDRVLDALHKVKWDIDGTLSFRRSCAHGVCGSDAMRINGRNRLACKTLLKDLDLSKPILVEPIKGLPVEKDLIVDMDPFFQSYREIMPFLVNKGPEPTKERLQSAEERERFDDTTKCILCAACTSSCPVFWTDGQYFGPAAIVNAHRFIFDSRDDAGDMRLEILNDKEGVWRCRTTFNCTEACPRGIQVTKAIAEVKQAVLAGSF; this is translated from the coding sequence ATGAGCACCACGATCAACGAACCCGCAGAAGGACCCTCGAAGGTCGATCTCGGCGCCCAGGGCGGCGGAACCGGTGAGATCCCGAGCTTCGACGTCACCCTCAAGGTCCGCCGCTACCTGCCCGAGACGTCCGAGGACGCCTACTGGGACGAATGGACCGTCACCATGTACGGCACCGACCGCGTGCTGGACGCCCTGCACAAGGTCAAGTGGGACATCGACGGCACCCTGTCCTTCCGCCGGTCCTGCGCGCACGGTGTGTGCGGCTCCGATGCCATGCGCATCAACGGCCGCAACCGCCTGGCCTGCAAGACCCTGCTGAAGGACCTCGACCTGTCCAAGCCAATCCTGGTGGAGCCCATCAAGGGCCTGCCGGTGGAGAAGGACCTGATCGTGGACATGGATCCGTTCTTCCAGTCCTACCGCGAGATCATGCCGTTCCTGGTCAACAAGGGCCCGGAGCCCACCAAGGAGCGCCTGCAGTCCGCCGAGGAGCGCGAGCGGTTCGATGACACCACCAAGTGCATCCTCTGCGCCGCCTGCACCTCGTCCTGCCCGGTGTTCTGGACCGATGGCCAGTACTTCGGTCCGGCCGCGATCGTCAACGCCCACCGCTTCATCTTCGACTCGCGCGACGATGCCGGTGACATGCGTCTGGAGATCCTCAATGACAAGGAAGGCGTGTGGCGCTGCCGCACCACCTTCAACTGCACCGAGGCCTGCCCGCGCGGCATCCAGGTGACCAAGGCCATCGCCGAGGTCAAGCAGGCCGTGCTGGCCGGATCCTTCTGA
- the sdhA gene encoding succinate dehydrogenase flavoprotein subunit, with the protein MQVHKYDVVIVGAGGAGMRAAIESGQRARTAVLTKLYPTRSHTGAAQGGMCAALANVEEDNWEWHTFDTVKGGDYLVDQDAAEVMAKEAIDAVLDLEKMGLPFNRTPEGRIDQRRFGGHTRDHGKAPVRRACYAADRTGHMILQTLYQNCVKHDVEFYNEFYVLDVLMVDEPGTRPDGTPFTQKRVAGVVSYELATGELHVFQAKSVVFATGGAGKVFKTTSNAHTLTGDGMAIAYRNGLPLEDMEFIQFHPTGLAGLGILLSEAARGEGGILRNSDGERFMERYAPTIKDLAPRDIVARSMAEEVRQGRGCGPNKDYVLLDLTHLEPAHIDAKLPDITEFARTYLGVEPYTEPVPVFPTCHYVMGGIPTNIKAEVLQDNDTVVPGLYAAGEVACVSVHGSNRLGTNSLLDINVFGRRAGIYAAEYAATADFVELPENGEAPTVEHIENLRSATGTERVAELRARLQDVMDADMQVFRTDESIRRALAEIESLRERYENVSVQDKGKRFNLDLLEGLELGYLLDMAEAMTVAALHRKESRGGHYREDYPDRDDANWMAHSMLYRDPDSEMEGVKGIRSETKPVVVTRYQPMERKY; encoded by the coding sequence ATGCAGGTACACAAGTACGACGTCGTGATTGTCGGTGCCGGCGGCGCCGGCATGCGCGCGGCGATCGAATCCGGTCAGCGCGCCCGCACAGCGGTGCTGACCAAGCTTTACCCCACCCGTTCACACACGGGCGCGGCCCAGGGCGGCATGTGTGCCGCCCTGGCCAATGTCGAGGAGGACAATTGGGAGTGGCACACCTTTGACACCGTCAAGGGCGGCGACTACCTGGTGGACCAGGACGCCGCCGAGGTCATGGCCAAGGAGGCCATCGACGCGGTGCTCGACCTGGAGAAGATGGGCCTGCCCTTCAACCGCACCCCGGAGGGCCGGATCGACCAGCGTCGCTTCGGCGGCCACACGCGCGACCACGGCAAGGCCCCGGTCCGCCGCGCCTGCTATGCGGCCGACCGCACCGGCCACATGATCCTCCAGACGCTCTACCAGAACTGCGTCAAGCACGACGTCGAGTTCTACAACGAGTTCTACGTTCTGGACGTGCTGATGGTGGACGAGCCGGGCACCCGCCCGGACGGGACGCCCTTCACGCAGAAGCGCGTGGCCGGCGTCGTGTCCTACGAACTGGCCACCGGCGAACTGCACGTCTTCCAGGCCAAGTCCGTGGTCTTCGCCACCGGCGGCGCGGGCAAGGTCTTCAAGACCACCTCCAATGCCCACACCCTGACCGGTGACGGCATGGCCATCGCCTACCGCAACGGCCTGCCGCTGGAGGACATGGAGTTCATCCAGTTCCACCCGACCGGCCTGGCCGGACTGGGTATTCTGCTCTCCGAGGCGGCGCGTGGCGAGGGCGGCATCCTCCGCAACTCGGACGGCGAGCGCTTCATGGAGCGCTACGCCCCGACCATCAAGGACCTCGCGCCACGAGACATCGTGGCCCGGTCCATGGCCGAGGAGGTCCGCCAGGGCCGCGGCTGCGGCCCGAACAAGGACTACGTCCTGCTCGACCTGACGCACCTGGAGCCGGCGCACATCGACGCCAAGCTCCCGGACATCACCGAGTTCGCCCGCACCTACCTCGGGGTGGAGCCCTACACCGAGCCGGTTCCGGTCTTCCCGACCTGCCACTACGTCATGGGCGGCATCCCGACCAACATCAAGGCCGAGGTCCTCCAGGACAACGACACCGTGGTCCCCGGCCTGTACGCCGCCGGCGAGGTCGCTTGTGTCTCTGTGCACGGCTCCAACCGCCTCGGCACCAACTCGCTGCTGGACATCAACGTCTTCGGCCGCCGTGCCGGCATCTACGCCGCCGAGTACGCCGCCACCGCCGATTTCGTGGAGCTGCCGGAGAACGGCGAGGCACCGACGGTCGAGCACATCGAGAACCTGCGCTCCGCCACCGGCACCGAGCGTGTGGCCGAGCTGCGGGCCCGTCTGCAGGATGTCATGGACGCGGACATGCAGGTCTTCCGCACGGACGAGTCCATCCGCCGGGCCCTGGCCGAGATCGAGTCCCTGCGCGAGCGCTACGAGAACGTCTCCGTGCAGGACAAGGGCAAGCGGTTCAACCTGGACCTCTTGGAGGGCCTGGAGCTGGGCTACCTGCTGGACATGGCCGAGGCCATGACCGTGGCCGCCCTGCACCGCAAGGAATCCCGCGGCGGACACTACCGCGAGGACTACCCCGACCGTGATGACGCGAACTGGATGGCGCATTCCATGCTCTACCGCGACCCCGACTCCGAGATGGAGGGCGTCAAGGGCATCCGTTCCGAGACCAAGCCGGTTGTTGTCACCCGTTACCAGCCGATGGAGCGTAAGTACTGA
- a CDS encoding succinate dehydrogenase hydrophobic membrane anchor subunit, whose translation MSATVESTIAAPRTGRIDPKYTRDKTKSGNFEMLAWLFMRLSGVVLVVLIFVHLFSNLMVGDGINGLDFGFVAGKWADPFWQFWDLALLWLAMLHGTNGVRTIINDYAERDGVRFWLKMVLYAATTVIIVLGTLVIFTFEPCLVGADGMLLESTPAFCETL comes from the coding sequence ATGAGCGCCACCGTTGAATCCACGATCGCAGCCCCCCGCACGGGGCGTATCGACCCGAAGTACACCCGGGACAAGACCAAGAGCGGCAACTTCGAGATGCTCGCCTGGTTGTTCATGCGCCTGTCCGGCGTGGTCCTGGTCGTGCTGATCTTCGTCCACCTCTTCTCCAACCTCATGGTCGGGGACGGCATCAACGGCCTGGACTTCGGCTTCGTCGCCGGCAAGTGGGCCGATCCGTTCTGGCAGTTCTGGGACCTGGCCCTGCTGTGGCTGGCCATGCTGCACGGCACCAACGGCGTCCGGACCATCATCAACGACTACGCCGAGCGTGACGGCGTGCGGTTCTGGCTGAAGATGGTCCTCTATGCGGCGACCACCGTCATCATCGTGCTCGGCACCCTGGTGATCTTCACCTTCGAACCGTGCCTCGTCGGCGCCGACGGAATGCTGCTGGAGTCCACTCCCGCGTTCTGCGAGACCCTCTGA
- the sdhC gene encoding succinate dehydrogenase, cytochrome b556 subunit, protein MSTATSAQAPAKSGRGTLYRGNEGQWSWVIHRITGVAIFFFLLVHVLDTSLVRVSPEAYNAVLGTYKNPLMAVGEVGLVAAIVYHAFNGLRIILVDFWKGGTKHHKKMLWAVVVLSVVTVGAFAIRHLMLALGGH, encoded by the coding sequence GTGTCTACTGCGACATCAGCGCAGGCCCCGGCGAAGTCCGGCCGTGGGACCCTCTATCGCGGCAACGAAGGTCAGTGGTCGTGGGTCATCCACCGGATCACCGGCGTCGCCATCTTCTTCTTCCTGCTGGTCCACGTGCTGGACACCTCGCTGGTGAGGGTCTCGCCGGAGGCGTACAACGCGGTACTCGGCACCTACAAGAACCCGCTGATGGCTGTCGGAGAGGTCGGCCTCGTGGCCGCCATCGTCTACCACGCCTTCAACGGCCTGCGGATCATCCTCGTGGACTTCTGGAAGGGCGGGACCAAGCACCACAAGAAGATGCTGTGGGCCGTGGTGGTCCTTTCCGTCGTCACCGTTGGCGCGTTCGCCATCCGCCACCTGATGCTTGCCCTCGGAGGTCACTGA